The following are encoded in a window of Salinibacter ruber DSM 13855 genomic DNA:
- a CDS encoding metallophosphoesterase family protein, with protein MDLLLFSDVHGDREACQRLVDRAADVDVVVGAGDFCVARRNLQAPIETLSAIDTPTVLVPGNAETEDELEAQIDAAGWGAAHVLHGGGTTIDGTPFFGLGGGVPVTPFGPWSYDLTEDEARTLLSDCPEGAVLVAHSPPKDAVDRDSKGQSLGSVAVREAIEAHTPRLTVCGHIHGSWEETAHVGPTPVHNAGPHGRIWTLSEADGA; from the coding sequence ATGGACCTCCTTCTCTTCAGCGACGTGCACGGCGACCGCGAGGCCTGCCAGCGCCTCGTCGACCGCGCCGCCGACGTCGACGTGGTGGTCGGCGCCGGCGACTTCTGCGTGGCCCGGCGCAACCTACAGGCGCCCATCGAGACACTCTCCGCCATCGACACGCCGACGGTCCTGGTGCCGGGCAACGCCGAGACGGAGGACGAACTGGAGGCCCAGATCGACGCCGCCGGCTGGGGCGCCGCGCACGTGCTGCACGGCGGCGGCACGACGATCGACGGCACCCCGTTTTTCGGCCTCGGCGGCGGCGTGCCCGTGACCCCGTTCGGCCCGTGGAGCTACGACCTGACCGAAGACGAGGCCCGGACCCTGCTGTCCGACTGTCCGGAGGGGGCCGTGCTCGTGGCGCACTCCCCGCCCAAAGACGCGGTGGACCGCGACTCGAAGGGCCAGTCGCTCGGCAGCGTCGCGGTCCGCGAGGCCATCGAGGCCCACACGCCCCGGCTCACCGTCTGCGGCCACATCCACGGCAGCTGGGAAGAGACCGCCCATGTCGGTCCTACACCGGTCCACAA